A segment of the Chrysiogenia bacterium genome:
GGCGCAAAACGACTCTCGCGCCCCCAATGAACAGATTATTCAGTGCGTCCCCAAGATAGACGCCATGGCCCAGCGGCGCCAGTAAAGAAATGGAAAGGCGCGGCAGCTGTCCCTACTGGCCGCCGACACCGGGAGCGCCCGGACGGGGAGCGGTGTATTGCTCGTAGGATTGGAGCGCCTGACAGGCCTCTCTCTGGCCGAGCTTGCAGGCGCGGCCCAGATGCTGCTTTGCGCCCGCGGTATCGCCCTGCTGGAGCAGGATGAGCCCCAGGTTGTGGTGGGCGCCCGCGTTCTCGGGCTGGATCTCGATGGCCCGGCGGTAGTGGGGAATCGCCTGCTCGTACTGGCGCTGGGTCGCCAGCGCCGCGGCCAGGTGGAAGTGGGCCTCGGCCGAATCGGGGTGCCCCGCGGCGGCTTTTTCAAGGAGCGCGATGGCCGTGGTGAGATCACCCGCCTGATAGTAAAGCGCGCTCAGTTCGAGCTGGGCCTGCAGGTTGGTCGGATCGATTTCGAGGGCGAGCTGGTAGTGGCGCACCGTCTGGTCGAGAAAACCCGCGGCCTGGTAGGCCTGCGCCAGGTTCACATAGAGCCCCACGTTGGTCGGCATCCCCAGCAGCGCCTGCTGGTAGTGGTGGATCGCCTCGCTCATGCGGCCGGTGCGCTGGTAGTGATAGGCCAGCCGGTAATGGGCCGCCGGGTGGGTGGGGTCGGCCTCCACCACCTTGAGATAGTTGTTGAAGGACTCGGTTGGCCGCTTCTCGCGGGCGTCGAGCTCGGCCAGCCGCACCAGCGCCGCGACGAAGCCGGGATCGTATTCGAGGGCCTGCTCGTAGAACTCGCGTGCCTGCGCGCTCTTTGCCCGGCGCATGGCGGTATCGCCGCGCACGGTGGAGAGCATCGCCGAGTGGGGCGCAAGCGTGAGCGCCTTCTCGATCTGCGCCTCGGCCTCGGTGAGCTTGGCGCGGCGGGAGAGTTCGGCGGCCAGTTCGATGTTGTAGCGCGCGGGGTGGGGATCGAGCGCCATCGCGCGCTGGAGGGCCGGATCGGCCGGGTCGCGTCCGCCGACGACCCACTTCGTATGCCAGGTGGCGGGCTCACCGGGCA
Coding sequences within it:
- a CDS encoding tetratricopeptide repeat protein encodes the protein MIAGASRVIVMAGKLQNGQPVPIGTPSTIRAGFDSDAAVGGSVGEVLRAALAALEIPLGDSLKKRLGDYLSPTRKAAAWTLWCEGVAAAQSGRSKDLAIATQKLDAAVEEDPFFPLAYLKLAEYWAEVAQLRALAGGASEAAWGAVYANARKVANLRPDAGDPQWRLALGYSAGPRTDREKMSEAMALAEQRLPGEPATWHTKWVVGGRDPADPALQRAMALDPHPARYNIELAAELSRRAKLTEAEAQIEKALTLAPHSAMLSTVRGDTAMRRAKSAQAREFYEQALEYDPGFVAALVRLAELDAREKRPTESFNNYLKVVEADPTHPAAHYRLAYHYQRTGRMSEAIHHYQQALLGMPTNVGLYVNLAQAYQAAGFLDQTVRHYQLALEIDPTNLQAQLELSALYYQAGDLTTAIALLEKAAAGHPDSAEAHFHLAAALATQRQYEQAIPHYRRAIEIQPENAGAHHNLGLILLQQGDTAGAKQHLGRACKLGQREACQALQSYEQYTAPRPGAPGVGGQ